In Zonotrichia albicollis isolate bZonAlb1 chromosome 3, bZonAlb1.hap1, whole genome shotgun sequence, a single window of DNA contains:
- the NANP gene encoding N-acylneuraminate-9-phosphatase: MGLHGVKAVFFDLDNTLIDTAAAGRRAIEEVISALQSKHHYGEGEARAVCDKVQAKLLKECHDPAKMCITDLRISHWEEAIQETIGGEANRDLAAECYYLWKTTRLQHLTLAEDTRAMLTELRKGLRLLLLTNGERQTQREKIEACACQPYFDAIVVGGEQKEEKPAASIFHYCCDLLGVQPAECVMVGDSLDTDIQGGLNAGLKATVWLNKAMTAPVDTSPVPHYIISSVLDLPAVLQKMEHNSNAKLETDHMAGSNEAH; this comes from the exons ATGGGGCTGCACGGCGTCAAGGCGGTGTTCTTCGACCTGGACAACACGCTGATCGACACGGCCGCGGCGGGGCGGCGCGCCATCGAGGAG GTGATAAGCGCCCTGCAGTCCAAGCACCACTACGGGGAGGGAGAGGCCCGCGCCGTCTGCGATAAGGTGCAGGCCAAGCTCCTCAAGGAGTGCCACGATCCCGCCAAGATGTGCATCACAGACCTGCGGATTTCGCACTGGGAGGAGGCGATCCAGGAGACCATCGGCGGGGAGGCGAACCGCGACCTGGCGGCCGAGTGCTATTACCTGTGGAAGACGACGCGGCTACAGCACCTGACGCTGGCCGAGGACACGCGGGCCATGCTGACCGAGCTGCGGAAAGGCCTCcgcctgctgctcctcaccaaCGGCGAGCGGCAGACGCAGAGGGAGAAGATCGAGGCGTGCGCCTGCCAGCCCTACTTCGACGCCATCGTTGTGGGGGGAGAGCAGAAAGAGGAGAAACCGGCGGCATCCATATTCCATTACTGTTGCGATCTCCTGGGGGTGCAGCCCGCGGAGTGTGTGATGGTCGGTGACTCTCTAGATACAGATATTCAAGGAGGCCTGAATGCTGGCTTGAAAGCAACGGTCTGGTTAAACAAAGCAATGACTGCCCCAGTAGATACCTCCCCCGTACCTCATTATATTATTTCTTCTGTACTGGATCTTCCAGCAGTGTTACAGAAGATGGAGCACAACTCTAATGCTAAGTTAGAAACTGACCATATGGCTGGTAGCAATGAAGCACATTGA